The Streptomyces sp. NBC_01317 genomic interval CGTGCTCGTGTCGCCCTCCGCGAAGGCGTCCGTCGAGGCCATGGCGGAGGCCGGCGAGATCCGCTGGGAGCGCCGCCGGTACGAGGAGGGCGACCTCGCAGGCGCCTGGTACGTCCTCGTCGCCTCCAGCGACCCCGTCGCGAACACCACCGCCTCGGCCGAGGCGGAACGCCACCGCGTCTGGTGCGTCCGCAGCGACGACGCGGAGGCCGCCACCGCCTGGACCCCCGCCACCGGCCGCAGCGAGGGCGTCACCGTCGCCGTGCTCACCGGCCGCGACCCGCGCCGCTCCGCCGCCGTCCGCGACGCCGTCGTCGAGGGCCTGCGCGACGGCACCCTCGCCGCGCCCCACCACCGCGCCCGCACCCCCGGCGTCGCCCTCGTCGGCGGCGGACCCGGCGACCCGGACCTGATCACCGTGCGCGGCCGCCGCCTCCTCTCCGAGGCGGACGTCGTCATCGCCGACCGCCTCGGCCCCCGCGACCTCCTGGACGAGCTGCCGCCGCACGTCGAGGTGATCGACGCGGCGAAGATCCCGTACGGCCGTGCCATGGCCCAGGAGGCGATCAACGAGGCGCTGATCGAACACGCGAAGGCGGGCAAGGCCGTGGTCCGCCTCAAGGGCGGCGACCCGTTCGTCTTCGGACGCGGTATGGAGGAGGTCCACGCCCTCGCCGCCGTCGGCATCCCCTGCGTGGTGGTCCCCGGCATCTCCAGCTCCATCAGCGTCCCGGGCGCCGCGGGCATCCCCGTCACCCACCGCGGGGTGGCCCACGAGTTCACGGTGGTCAGCGGCCACGTCACCCCCGACGACGCGCGCTCCCTGGTCGACTGGGCCGCGATCGCCCGCCTGCGCGGCACGCTGGTCCTCCTGATGGCCGTCGACAAGATCGGCGCCATCGCCCAGGCCCTCATCGAGCACGGCAAATCGCCCGAGACCCCCGTCGCCCTGGTCCAGGAAGGCACCACCGCCGCCCAGCGCCGCGTCGACGCGACGCTCGCGACGGTGGCCGAGGCCGTACGGACCCATGACGTACGTCCTCCGTCCGTCATCGTCGTCGGGGACGTCGTGGCCCTCGGTTGACGGGTTCCGCGCGCGGCGGGGCGTGACGACGGCGCTCACCGGTCCCCAGGCACGAGGCAGGGACCGGTGAGCGCTCTTGAAAGGAGAAGGTATGGCGTTGTGGAGCGTCCCGGGCGAGGACGACGGGACGACCGACTCCGCACTGATCACGGAGCGCGTCCTCGGCAAGGCGGGACGCGACGGCGCGACCCGAGCCCGGCAGGATCTACCGCCCCTGGACCACCCCTGAGCCCGGCCGGGCTTCCGCCGAGGCCCGGGGCCACCCTCCCCCGCCCCCCGTGGCCACGCACCCGCCGTCCTCAAGGCAGGATGAGCACGTGGCTGAACTCATCACCGTCGACGACCCGGACGACCCCCGCCTGCACGACTACACCGGCCTGACCGACGTGGAGCTGCGC includes:
- the cobA gene encoding uroporphyrinogen-III C-methyltransferase — its product is MAEHAEHPAYPVGLRLSGRRVVVVGGGQVAQRRLPALIAAGADVVLVSPSAKASVEAMAEAGEIRWERRRYEEGDLAGAWYVLVASSDPVANTTASAEAERHRVWCVRSDDAEAATAWTPATGRSEGVTVAVLTGRDPRRSAAVRDAVVEGLRDGTLAAPHHRARTPGVALVGGGPGDPDLITVRGRRLLSEADVVIADRLGPRDLLDELPPHVEVIDAAKIPYGRAMAQEAINEALIEHAKAGKAVVRLKGGDPFVFGRGMEEVHALAAVGIPCVVVPGISSSISVPGAAGIPVTHRGVAHEFTVVSGHVTPDDARSLVDWAAIARLRGTLVLLMAVDKIGAIAQALIEHGKSPETPVALVQEGTTAAQRRVDATLATVAEAVRTHDVRPPSVIVVGDVVALG